A DNA window from Castanea sativa cultivar Marrone di Chiusa Pesio chromosome 7, ASM4071231v1 contains the following coding sequences:
- the LOC142644095 gene encoding uncharacterized protein LOC142644095, translating to MDEVTSTETSPSSNQEVPNDESSLWQYVTKVEKPASASIKSGGNTYFKCNYCGVVYMGSYSRVKAYLLKIPNKGIKPCPKVTPSHRLEMQQMYDKVENDKLERERRSQIPLPPPPPGRGPIPISQFRRHERSDSTNPIDGKRRKVAVNNTLEKAYQNNARHELDSTIARMFYAAGLPFNFARNPYYRNSYAYAATHSILGYVPPGYNALRTTLLQKERAHVEGLLKPIKDFWLENGVSIVSDGWSDPQRRPLINIMAVSDGGPVFIKAIDGSGEFKDKHYIAGVLKDAIKEIGHEKVVQVITDNASVMKAAGSLIEIADTRFASVVVMLKRLKSIKRCLQAMAISDQWASYRKDDVEKAQKVKDLILSDLWRDNIDYILEFTAPIYDMLRMADTDKPCLHLMYEMWDSMIEKVKAVIYRHEGLEDDQHCSFWSVVYDILIDRWTKNCTPLHCLAHSLNPK from the exons ATGGACGAAGTTACTAGCACAGAAACTTCACCTTCGTCTAATCAAGAAGTGCCAAATGATGAATCTTCTCTTTGGCAGTATGTGACTAAAGTAGAAAAACCAGCTAGTGCATCTATTAAATCAGGGGGAAACACATACTTTAAGTGCAATTATTGTGGTGTAGTTTATATGGGATCTTATTCTAGGGTTAAGgcttatttgttaaaaattccTAATAAAGGAATTAAACCGTGCCCTAAGGTGACACCGAGTCATAGGCTGGAAATGCAGCAAATGTATGATAAAGTTGAGAATGATAAGTTAGAGAGAGAACGGAGAAGTCAAATTCCCTTACCCCCACCTCCCCCAGGCCGTGGGCCTATACCTATTTCCCAATTTCGGAGACATGAAAGGAGTGATAGTACAAATCCGATTGATGGTAAGAGGAGGAAGGTGGCTGTGAATAATACTTTGGAGAAAGCATAccagaataatgctagacatgaGTTGGATAGTACAATTGCTAGGATGTTTTACGCCGCTGGGCTTCCGTTTAACTTTGCAAGGAACCCATATTATCGTAATTCCTATGCATATGCTGCTACTCATAGCATTCTGGGTTATGTTCCTCCTGGATACAATGCTTTGagaacaacacttttgcaaaaagaaagagcTCATGTTGAAGgacttttgaaaccaattaaggaCTTTTGGCTTGAAAATGGTGTAAGTATAGTTTCTGATGGATGGTCTGATCCACAAAGGAggcctcttattaatattatggctGTATCAGATGGGGGTCCAGTGTTTATAAAGGCAATTGATGGGTCAGGTGAATTCAAAGACAAACATTATATTGCTGGGGTGTTGAAGGATGCTATAAAAGAGATTGGACATGAAAAAGTTGTCCAAGTCATCACTGATAATGCTAGTGTGATGAAGGCTGCTGGATCTCTTATTGAAA TTGCTGATACTAGATTTGCTTCGGTTGTTGTAATGCTAAAAAGGTTGAAGTCGATAAAAAGATGCCTTCAAGCCATGGCTATTAGTGACCAATGGGCTTCTTATAGGAAGGATGATGTTGAAAAAGCTCAAAAAGTGAAAGATCTGATTCTAAGTGATCTTTGGAGGGATAATATTGATTATATCCTTGAATTCACAGcacctatttatgatatgctACGAATGGCCGACACAGATAAGCCTTGTCTTCATCTTATGTATGAGATGTGGGATTCAATGATAGAGAAGGTGAAAGCAGTAATATATCGGCACGAAGGCTTGGAAGATGATCAACATTGCtcattttggagtgtggtgtatGATATACTCATTGATCGATGGACTAAAAACTGTACACCACTACATTGCTTAGCgcattccttaaatcctaagtaa